Within Chaetodon auriga isolate fChaAug3 chromosome 7, fChaAug3.hap1, whole genome shotgun sequence, the genomic segment ggggcCGTCGTAAGGGAGCACACATGTCACTCTGTGAGGCgacattattttctttgttagtCTCCATGTGGATAATGGATTCTGCCCGCATTCACTGCCAAGATGTGATTTTATACAGTATGCTCCCACATATGCTGACCCTGGCATTTCAAATTGGCTTCCAGTGAGAACTGTGTTTTATTCAAGTCATATGGAGGATACAGCACTGTCCTCATACAAACTGGGCAGCAGGAAGCATCAGCCTCCTGGCAATTGTTTTCAGGTAAttttgtttggcatttttaccTTGTTGACAGTAGAGAGTGATGggaaacatggaaacaaaagTTCATAAAGGTCACTTAGTATGTGTCGCACACACCAGGACGCCTTCTTCCTAGTAATTTTATTAGCACACTAGGCCCTCAGTGGGAACATCAATCAGAAAAACAACCCCTCTTCACATACTTTTGTATATTTTGGTCTATCGCCCAACATCAGTGCTGGACCTGActaatgctcttgtggctgaaagCAGCGTGTGTGTCCATGCGCTTTTGGTCAGGTAGTGTACATCCTGTAGAAGAGATTTTACGTGTTTAAATACAGTTGGTGTGAGTGTCAGAGTACATTAGCTCGGGTGTAAAACTTGGCATAAAGAGAACGTCTCCATGCACACACCATTTATATTACCAACTgtcacacagaaaagagaagttCCTCTTtgaaagataaataaatcaTAACGCTCTCACAGGATCgttaaacaaactgtgtttctggCAGTAAACTGGAAATTCCACCGAGAGGGAGAGTACAACTGTCCCTTCATTGTGCACAGCCTGCCGGGAGGCCGCTTTGTCGTTACTCATGGATCTGTGTTGCTCCAGGCTCTCATGCTGACTGAGTCTCTCCCTAGAGGTCTAAAGCAACCCTGGAGGGTCAGGAGACGGGACGTGGGGCACGCTGCAACTGGACGCACTTGTCACTGCGGATCGTCCTCAAAGAGATGGCTCAGGGTAAAGGGGGACGGAGAACACTCAGACTGAACCCAACGTGTAGTTTAGTATAGGTTTACAGCTCTTACATagagtgtgtgctgtgcagaCTTTAAAATAAAgcatacatttacacatttttgcCATCAACTAtaataaaatctgaataaaattCCTCCCTAGATGTCGTAACTTGCACCTTTGGTTGTAAACTGATAGGCCTAGTTTGACATTACCATTGCTCTGGTGCCAGCGATTATCCTGTGAGATGCAACCATTTCCAGCTAGCTGCTGATATCACATCTGTACCGAATCAAAGGGTcatttcacccaaatcacaaaaagaaaacatacttTCTTGCTTACTTTTAGTGGCTTTGAGGCATGCAGAGTTGCAGTTTTATGTATCAAGGTCTTGAGATATTTGTTTTGCCAGGTCCCCTGATGTGCAGTCACCACGAGTGTCCTTGAGGAGCAGGATTTGTAATGATTCAGGGGCCAAAGCTGGACACAGACACTGGAAAATATCATGGATATTTATTGCATTTGAGTGAGCTGTTTTTAAGCCATTTTCAGGGCGAGCAGCACACCTGAAAGTCATTCTGTACCGCTGTGGATTTtatggaggggaaaaaaaacagctacagtGCATGGGGGTGTAATGCAGTGCAGTCCAGTatccatcatctgtctgtccattacCCAGCTTACTACACAGTGACCTAAACGAGGCTCAGGTGGTGGTGTGAgctcagagaaagacaaagacagacttgCAAAGCGTTCATTGTTTTCTTAACACAAGTGGTGCAAGATCGGCACCATGTGGGGGAATAGAGAACGACAACAGtcacttttttcctccatttatGATGGATGGTTCACACaattcattgaaaaaaaagtCCTTTCTTTAAAGTTcaagtttgtatttttttctgaaccTGACAAACCAGAGAGTGTAAGTatttaaaacagcacacagcattTCTTATAATGATAAAAGGGCAGGTCCCTAATTTAATTCAaccattttttaatgaaagaagCCTCTCACTGGGACCAGGCTGTGTCAACAAACTGCTTTCTCCTGTttgacaggaaagagaaaaaacaaagaacatgCACAAGGTGAGTATGTAGTTTGTGAAATCATACGCTGTGCGACAGTTTATTATccactgagcacagacagaaatctACCATCAGTCAAcagtcacagaaatgaatgtggAGAGCCTGCAGCCTGAGAGGTACCTCTGGATCCATTTTGGCTTGACTAGCTTTGTCGTCCTGATCAGGGTTACTTGCAAACATTGCAAAATAGAGGAAGGAACATGACGAAGCcagcagagagtgagggaaGGGAGGATGAGGCGAAGGTCCTGAAGGCAGGATTACAGGCTCTGGCAATAAGATCTGTGGGAGAGGGAGGTGTAAAGAAACTGGatctgttaaagctgaaatgattcaaaaaaatgtttaatgcaCAGAAGGTCATTTCTGCCCCTTGGGATCcctcaatcaaaacaataacaaatgatGATGTCGTGAAGTagcatgggatcatgggagttgttgtctccATTGTTAATCAACCACCAATgctgatgaaaaaagaaagtaaagtacaaatacctgaacattgtacttaagcacagtacttgagtaagtatactcagttactttccaccactgggaAGTATgcgtcagagagagaggaaatggatgGTAGAAATGGATGTGGCAGAAGATGAACAGGAACAGAACAGATgggattggggggggggggggggggtctgagAAACCGGAAACTGTAGCAGTTAAATGTCTCCAGCAGTTGGCAGTAATGTAACACGAAGTATGCCAGCAGCCGGTAAACCtcatagaagaagaagaactccTCCATTCTGGCATtagttttatttaaacattttcacatggATCGTCTGGCATCTTTTGGAAGTAAGTGTTGACACTATTATGCAGTAAGATGTAACCGCTGCTGATTTTCACTCAACATCCTGATGCTTTCTCGAGTTATCTCTCTGGTTAGCCACATTAGCTCCACTCAAGCCAGCAGCgggtagctaacgttagcgtaTAAGCTAGCTATGTTTACATATGTAACGTTACATATTTGTGAGCATTAGAATATATATTGACGCTAAAATATCATATCGCGTGTTTACGTGTAGGATAAACTTCGGACACGCTGTTCTATACCACCTGAGGTAGTTAAACCTAATGCTGTATTAGCTTTCATAAGCAGCGTTAGCATAGTTAGCAATGAGGCTATCACTGTATGCGTTTGATAGCCTTTAACTTCAGGCTGTTTTGATAGGCAGCTGTACCGGTAGCCTTTTCTAATTCACACTGAATTAACTAGCTAGCTTAATGTTCACATGCTAGTTTATCCTGTAAGTTATTCGTAAGTGAATATCAACCACGGATTTGTCCATTTCAGATGATCCATTTGATAAACCACCATGCAGAGGTTGCTCATCCTATCTAACTGAGCCCTACATCAAGTGTGCAGAATGTGGACCCTCACCTTTTTTACTTTGCCTCCAGGTGAGACcatgacaaacaaacacgaaTATTATCAGAGCTCTTGAGCACTCTGAGTCTGACTGAAATTAaactttatttcagtgtttcaccaGAGGATTTGAGTACAAGAAGCACGAGAGTGATCACAAATATGAAATCATGGTgagtaaaataaaaactgtctgcatgtatgtagtctcaaacacacagagacgccCACCACGGACTCACTATTTAtcctcactgttctcatctCCTCTTAACACAGACGTCAGACTTCCCCGTGCTGGAGCCTGGATGGACGGCACAGGAAGAGATGGCCCTGTTGGAGGCGGTCATGGACTGTGGCTTTGGAAACTGGCGAGTCCCTTTTCAGTTTATTCATAGCTGCTACTTCTAACATGCATCTCTGAATCAGGTggtctctgttttgtttgtttgactcgGACATGCAGCCTGCATTATATTTAGGACTTGTGCCgtatgttattatttatttgacttcATGTTGCTAAAAGGAAATACTAAAATATTTCATCATGTACAAACTCAACCGCTTGCATTACATCTGATGACTCGATAAAGCGATCATCGCTCTGCATCACTGCGCTCCTGAGCTGCAACTGTTTGTTCACAggcaaaatgttaaatgtttgaCTTGTAGATAAAATGTGAGTTTCTAAATCTAGTAATTGCGCTGTTCCAGACTGAAAAATAATCAATGATAATGTCTGGGGACATGAGAATTTTGGGATATTATAATTGGCTCAGGTTAGGAAATCATGGCCAACCTGGTTGCAGTTTAATTTAGGAATTATGATGAAGTCTGTGCTCTTTTCATCATGAAATTGgtcttttaacaaaaactgtTTAAGGGCTGTAAGTCTGTAGAGAATTATATCATCAAAACAAGGATTTAGTAGGCCTAATTCCTTTCTTGGAAACCTTAAGTGGAAGTCCTTTCCAGTTTTTATTAAGATGACAAACAACCGCAGTCTACTGTGCTGTGTGATGTGTCGAGAATATTTATAGCCCTGATGGATTTTCATATACCTTGGCAAATTTTCTCTGAGCTATTTTTGCGCAGTAACAATTTTTATTTGTGCCTTTTTCTCCTGCAGGCAGGATGTGGCATATCAGATGCGCTCTAAAACCAAAGAGGAGTGTGAGAGCCACTACATGAAGAATTTCATCAATAACCCGCTCTTCTCCTCGACCCTGCTCAGCCTCCGGAAAACAAAAGACTCTCGCTTTGCAGAGGGCGCTATTCCTTTCAAACGTCAGTATCTACATCATCTAccgctgtctttgttttttttttcaccagctttacaggacagacagacagaattgAAGTTGCTTTATCTGTTGCCACCTCCCAGTCATGAGCACTGTCTGCTATTGATATTAAATAGTACTATTTAAGTTTTGAAAGTGATAGCAGGGTTGATTAGCAGAGCAACTAGACGAAAGATTtgcctaaaaaaaaataaaaaaaactgagatgAACAGTTGGGCAGAAGCAGTTGGTCAGTCGGGAACTTGTCTCAGTTCCTAGCAGCCTTCAGGTCTCCATCTGTCTCAGTGTTTGACAAACATTTCACTGTCATGTTCACGCAGCAGTTGGCAAACTCaggccagagagaggagatcGTTAAATTTCCAATATCGTTACAAGTAGTGGAAAACCAGATATTGGAAGAAGTTTGCAGGTGACACATTTCTTGTTTtaatacacaaaacaaagaaaatgtgtgtatttctctgATGTTACAGCCACTGATGACCCCCCTCGGCCCACGTTTGACTCCGTGCTGTCTCGAGATATGGCCGGATACATGCCTGCCAGAGCAGACTTCATGGAGGTGAGGGGATACGTGTGTGCTTTCCCAACATAGCACGACAATTCGAATAAAAAATTTAATTGGCCACTAGATGGTTCATTATTAAATGTTATGGAAACAGTGACTCATGCCCTTAGTGCTGACTCATAGTGAGTGACTCATCCCATTGTTGGCTTTTACTCAAACTGTTTTTGAATATGAATCACTTCTCTGGGATCATAGATCAGATTCATGTGAACTTCAATCAAACCGTCgaataatgaaaatcatttttcattgtcCCGTTAGGAGTTCGACAACTATGCAGAATGGGATTTGAAAGACATCGACTTTGTGGATGATGACTCAGACATCCTACGTGGTGAgatttttggggggtttttcATTGGCAAATAAAAGATAATGGTGTGAACTGCAACATTTACAATACACTCTCAACTGTGTTGTGCATATTGTTCTGTTTCAGCGCTCAAGCTTTCAGTTGTCGACATTTATCATTCAAGATTAAAGGAGAGACAGCGGAGGAAAAAGTAGGTCCCTTTTTagttcacagtgtgtgtttattcagcaTCATGTAATGACCCCTGCCTATCAGTAGATGGCATTATAAGCTTCTTTATTGACCTTTTGGAGCCTCATTCCCCACTGGTAC encodes:
- the tada2a gene encoding transcriptional adapter 2-alpha isoform X1 produces the protein MDRLASFGNDPFDKPPCRGCSSYLTEPYIKCAECGPSPFLLCLQCFTRGFEYKKHESDHKYEIMTSDFPVLEPGWTAQEEMALLEAVMDCGFGNWRDVAYQMRSKTKEECESHYMKNFINNPLFSSTLLSLRKTKDSRFAEGAIPFKPTDDPPRPTFDSVLSRDMAGYMPARADFMEEFDNYAEWDLKDIDFVDDDSDILRALKLSVVDIYHSRLKERQRRKKVIRDHGLINLRKFQMLERCYPKEVQELYEVMRRFARVVGPTEHDKFIESHALEFELRREIRRLQEYRKAGIKSFCSAKVYERVKRMREDERRKRTMLCDVLQYIQDGRACQQWLSKQAAIDAGITPAVTTITVSATGRRSAPPLNLTGLPGTEKLNEREKELCQVVRLVPGAYLEYKQALLNECRRQGGLRLAQARALIKIDVNKTRKIYDFLIKEGYITKA
- the tada2a gene encoding transcriptional adapter 2-alpha isoform X2, which gives rise to MDRLASFGNDPFDKPPCRGCSSYLTEPYIKCAECGPSPFLLCLQCFTRGFEYKKHESDHKYEIMTSDFPVLEPGWTAQEEMALLEAVMDCGFGNWQDVAYQMRSKTKEECESHYMKNFINNPLFSSTLLSLRKTKDSRFAEGAIPFKPTDDPPRPTFDSVLSRDMAGYMPARADFMEEFDNYAEWDLKDIDFVDDDSDILRALKLSVVDIYHSRLKERQRRKKVIRDHGLINLRKFQMLERCYPKEVQELYEVMRRFARVVGPTEHDKFIESHALEFELRREIRRLQEYRKAGIKSFCSAKVYERVKRMREDERRKRTMLCDVLQYIQDGRACQQWLSKQAAIDAGITPAVTTITVSATGRRSAPPLNLTGLPGTEKLNEREKELCQVVRLVPGAYLEYKQALLNECRRQGGLRLAQARALIKIDVNKTRKIYDFLIKEGYITKA